A region of the Chloroflexota bacterium genome:
TTATGCTGAAACTTTGCGAAAATTTGCCAGTGAACATGGTCTGCAAGATGCAGTGAGTTTCCTGGGCGCACTGGACCAGAAGGCGCTTCTGCAGACTTATGCAGATTGTGCGTTGTTGGTATTGCCCTCAAAGCAGGAGACTGCACCGATAGCCGTGGCGGAGGCTATGGCAGCGGGGAGACCCGTTGTGGCAACGCGGGTCTGTGGATTGCCCTATATGGTGGATGACGGGCGCACCGGTCTATTGGTAGACTACGGCGATGTGGATGGCCTGGCATCCGCAATTACAATACTACTCGTTGATGAGGAAAGACGACGAGCAATGGGCGGGGCAGCACGGGAGGAAGCGGAACAGCGCTTCCGACCAAAGGTGGTAGCACAAAGGACGTTGGAGACGTACCACCAGGTATTAAAGGCAAAGTAGTTTCGTAGTGATGAGTAGACTCGCGTTCATAAACGAGGATCTGCGCCGAGACTGGCCCTGGCTGAGCCCTGTTTTGCTGGCTGGGTTAGCTCTGCGGTTGTGGGGTATTGGTTTTGGCTTGCCGGGCCTCTATCATACGGATGAGAACCTGATCGTCCGTCAGGCACTTGCGTTTGGGGCGGGTATCTTGCGCCCTTATTCCTACGTGTATTCACCGTTCCTGCCGTACTGTCTGACCTTTCTTTATGGTCTTTATTTTCTAGTGGGTTTGCTCACCGGGCGATTTCATAGCCCTTCCGATCTAGCCATCTTGTATTTCAACGACCCCACACCTTTCTACCTTCTGGCTCGTCTGACCAGCGCTGTTTTTGGGTTAGCTGCGGTCGTGATAACCTACATTTTGGCCACAAGGATGTATGGTCGAGTGGCAGGGGTTTCAGCGGTTTTTGTCGCCCTCTCGCCAGCGCTTGTACTTCACTCACATTACGGCATGTCCGATGTCCCAGTGGCCTGCCTAATACTGGTGGCGCTCTATGCTCTGTGGTGTTTCATTGAAGAACCCACAACGCGGCGGCTCTTTATCGCGGGGATAGTAGTGGGTCTGGCAATCGTAATGAAGTATTCGGCGTGGGTGCTAATATTTCCTCTGATAGTGACAGTGATCGTGGTCGCTAGGCGCGAGCGTTGGCCTGGGCGCCGAATCCTGGGTTATCTGGCGTTAGGTGGGTTCGTGGCCATCGGCACTTTCCTCGTGATCTCGCCTTATACCGCGTTAGATTTTCGCAATTTCTGGGCTGATGTAGTGATCTTCCAATTGGGCACCCAATTGAGACAGGGTGAAAGTTTCATAGGATTATGGACTTATTATCTCTCCGCTTTCGCTGTAGAAGGATTGGGCTTCCCGCTTCTAGTGGCGGCACTGATTGGCTCGGCCTATGCTATCTACCTGCGGCGTCCTGCCGATATCCTTTTGGTTTCTTTTCTGGTGCCCTATTTAGCGATGCTCCTTTTCCAGGGACGGCAGCAGTTTAACTGGATCGTGCCTGTTATCCCCGTGCTTTGCATTTTAGCCTCTCTGACGTTGGATGCCATTTGGCGCGCCATGTCGGCTGCTTGGATGCGTTGGCGGCCGGCAGCGTTGGTTGTGTTGGCTATTATGATCGGGCCGATGGCTCACCGCGCTTATGAGCGAAGCCAGTGGCTGTCCTGGCCGGATACCCGCAACATAGCGCGAGAGTGGATTGAAGCCCATATCCCCGCTGGGGCGAGAATCCTGTCCGATCCGATGTGGACTGTGCCTCAGTTGCGTCAGAATCGCGAAAGCCTCATTCGCTACCTGGGCGAGCGGGCAAACGCAAAAGATATCGAGAACCGCCCAGAAAGCACGCGGACGGCATACAGTCAGTACGTCCACTATCAGCTAGCCGCCCTTGAAAGTTACAGCGGACCTACCTACGATATCGTATACATCCAACATGAGTGGTGGAAGAGCGACGAAGGTGCGCCAGATATCCAGGTTTACCCAGTGTGGGGGCTTTTTGAGGGACGGGTGTTTTCCCTGGACGAATTGCGAGCGCAGGGATTCCAATACGTGGTAGTCAGTAGTTTGAAATATTTGCAGTACCTCCGCGAGGAGGGTAAGGAGAAGTGGCCTTCCTATTACGCGCTCTACTCTTCATTGGAGGAGCAGTGCCGTTTGGTCCAAGTATTCGCGCCGGATACGGGCATTGCGGGACCGATCGTCAAACTCTATGATCTCCACGGGCAACCATGATGAGGGGGACGATGTCGCTGTTACGCAAATTGCTGAAGGCCGATTGGGGCGCTATCACTCGCGGATTTTATGACTATAACATCGCTCATCGTTACCACTCGCTTCCCCCGCGGCAGGTGGTGGTGGATGTAACTTACCGCTGCAATGCACGTTGCCTGATGTGCAACATCTGGCGTACTGGGGGACGAGACGAATTAAGCCGCGAGGCTCTCGTAGCCGCTATGGATGGGCGAGTCTGTGCCCATCTCGAGCGGTTGATGATCTCCGGAGGGGAACCCTTCTTGCGCAGTGATTTGGTGGCCTTGATCGATGATTTGATGGTGAGGATGCCACACCTACAAGTGCTTTCCGTGATCACAAATGGTCTCTCGCCTGACCGTATATTGGCTGGCGCTGAGGAGATTGTACAACGCTGCAAACAGCGGGGGGTACAGTTGAGTTTTTCGGTCTCATTGGATGGGGTAGGCGATGTACATGACCGCATCCGTAATGTCCCTGGCGCTTTTGATCGCACTCAAGAGACGGCGCTGCGATTGAAAGAGTTGGGTGACCAGCATGGATTTTTCGTAGGCGTTGGCTGTGTTATTTGCCGGCTGAATCTTGGCGAACTGGGGAAACTCCGCGCCTGGGGTGACGAGCATAACATTCCCATTGGGTTCCAGATCATCGGATTCCATGAAACCTACGTGGATAACTTGAGCCAACAGGCCAATCTGGACTTCCGGGAGGAAGACCGTCCGGCATTATATGCTTTGCTGCAAGAACTGGCCAGCGAGCGAGCGCTTGGCAATTTCATGGCCTACTACTGGCGCGACATGCTCCATATGTACCGTGATGGCACGCCCCGTCAGACACCTTGCCCCTTTGCCATAGAATCCTTTGTGCTCGATGCGCAGGGGAATGTTCGCTACTGTGAGACCACAAAGAATATTGGGAACTGTGTTCGAGACGGTACATGCAGCGATATCTATTATCGTCCTGAGAATTTGACCTACCGGCGCTCTATGTGGACACATAGTTGCCCTGTCTGTAATAGCGGCTGCCTGGTGAATGTGGGCCTGCGCAAGCAAGTGACCCGGCACTTAGCCTATGCTCTCTTTGGTTTCTAGTAAGTAAAAGGTGATGATAAAGTGCTTCTGAGCGATCATCGCGGTCAGGTTTTCGAAACGCGCTACAATGAATTCGCGGTGGCCATCCGCCCGTTGAAACCTGGCATCTGGTTTCGCGATGAACTGGAGCGCGCGGACAAGATATACGCGCGAGAGAAAGAGGTGATCACGCGCTATTTAGACGTGCGTGGTAAGCGGGTGATGGACTTCGGATGTGGTGCGGGGGCCTCTTCGGTGGCCTACGGCTGGCTGGGAGCCGAGGTCATTGGGGTGGAACCTGATGCGAATTTGGCAGCCGCGGGTCAAGTGCGTGTCCGTGAAGACGGCCTATCGGGTCTTGTGCAGATCCTACATGTGCCAGACACGACACAGTTGCCATTCCCGGACGCTTATTTCGACGTCTGTATCTGCAATGCGGTTCTGGAACATATCCCGCCAGCCCAACGCTCGGCCCATGTGCGTGAAATATGGCGCACCTTGCGACCCGGTGGTTATCTCTATGTCACCGAGACGCCCAATCGTCTTTTCCCTTACGACGCCCACACCACGCGGCTATGGTGGGTCCCGTGGATGCCACTGCCTCTGGCACGGCGTTATGCCATCTGGCGCAGGCGAGTTGAGCCCCTTGAGAGTGAGCACGATCTGGTGTTACGGGGCATTCGTGGAGTTACTGTATGGGAGATCACCAGCGGCCTTGATAATTCGTGCTATCGTTTCGTGAAGCCGAGCGGGGTGGATGAGATCGAGGCTCATTTCGACTTCAGGCGACGGCAAAGCAGGTTGCGACTACTTGCCAAGGGGGGGTACGTGGCTCTCATGC
Encoded here:
- a CDS encoding glycosyltransferase family 39 protein: MSRLAFINEDLRRDWPWLSPVLLAGLALRLWGIGFGLPGLYHTDENLIVRQALAFGAGILRPYSYVYSPFLPYCLTFLYGLYFLVGLLTGRFHSPSDLAILYFNDPTPFYLLARLTSAVFGLAAVVITYILATRMYGRVAGVSAVFVALSPALVLHSHYGMSDVPVACLILVALYALWCFIEEPTTRRLFIAGIVVGLAIVMKYSAWVLIFPLIVTVIVVARRERWPGRRILGYLALGGFVAIGTFLVISPYTALDFRNFWADVVIFQLGTQLRQGESFIGLWTYYLSAFAVEGLGFPLLVAALIGSAYAIYLRRPADILLVSFLVPYLAMLLFQGRQQFNWIVPVIPVLCILASLTLDAIWRAMSAAWMRWRPAALVVLAIMIGPMAHRAYERSQWLSWPDTRNIAREWIEAHIPAGARILSDPMWTVPQLRQNRESLIRYLGERANAKDIENRPESTRTAYSQYVHYQLAALESYSGPTYDIVYIQHEWWKSDEGAPDIQVYPVWGLFEGRVFSLDELRAQGFQYVVVSSLKYLQYLREEGKEKWPSYYALYSSLEEQCRLVQVFAPDTGIAGPIVKLYDLHGQP
- a CDS encoding radical SAM protein; translation: MSLLRKLLKADWGAITRGFYDYNIAHRYHSLPPRQVVVDVTYRCNARCLMCNIWRTGGRDELSREALVAAMDGRVCAHLERLMISGGEPFLRSDLVALIDDLMVRMPHLQVLSVITNGLSPDRILAGAEEIVQRCKQRGVQLSFSVSLDGVGDVHDRIRNVPGAFDRTQETALRLKELGDQHGFFVGVGCVICRLNLGELGKLRAWGDEHNIPIGFQIIGFHETYVDNLSQQANLDFREEDRPALYALLQELASERALGNFMAYYWRDMLHMYRDGTPRQTPCPFAIESFVLDAQGNVRYCETTKNIGNCVRDGTCSDIYYRPENLTYRRSMWTHSCPVCNSGCLVNVGLRKQVTRHLAYALFGF
- a CDS encoding class I SAM-dependent methyltransferase, which produces MLLSDHRGQVFETRYNEFAVAIRPLKPGIWFRDELERADKIYAREKEVITRYLDVRGKRVMDFGCGAGASSVAYGWLGAEVIGVEPDANLAAAGQVRVREDGLSGLVQILHVPDTTQLPFPDAYFDVCICNAVLEHIPPAQRSAHVREIWRTLRPGGYLYVTETPNRLFPYDAHTTRLWWVPWMPLPLARRYAIWRRRVEPLESEHDLVLRGIRGVTVWEITSGLDNSCYRFVKPSGVDEIEAHFDFRRRQSRLRLLAKGGYVALMHVLETTICRWLHIPIVALLPDLTFCIQKLPVEGA